One part of the Luteibacter yeojuensis genome encodes these proteins:
- a CDS encoding discoidin domain-containing protein — translation MGWKADHTDDVSASIRAVPGKTGQAICLDYDFNGVSGAASIRKTLPVDFPPGFALSFDVRGQMPPNTLQLKFIDDSGDNVWWYPTSSFVPTDHWRTIEATSRQVEFAWGPIEDRTLRHTREVEFVIYKEAREPGGQNRGEVCFDNLRMAARNPEAVPPPPPTPNAVFESRAKQVRRGLYPRGFSGEQSYWTIVGVDGGSRDSALISEDGAVEVSRGGFSIEPFLIDGDRLLTWADVKTVPSLRDRYLPMPSVRWEAGALALTTTAFAQGKPGRSQLVVSYRVANDGDAPRDVTLVLAARPFQVNPPTQFLNAPGGTSRIDDLSWDGHALTVNGVRKVVPLQRTTRFVASTNQPKTLSERLDAGERPSTTSLHDDQGFAQGGLLYDLHLPAHGHVDLGVVVPVKPDEQVAMPADAGTWLTVHADAVAAAWRDTLDRVDISVPAKAQPIVDTMKSGIAQILMSRDGPALQPGTRSYSRTWVRDGAMMLEGLLRTGHEDVAGEFIRWYAPHQFSNGKVPCCVDARGSDPVPENDSHGELVFSVAELWRYTHDRAVAEALYPHVRRAVAYMDKLRAGERQPSRLDGPDRALYGLLPASISHEGYSAKPMHSYWDDFWALKGYDDAVELAKALGKVEDARRFAASRDQFRADLHASIVAAVKAKGIDFIPGSAELGDFDATSTTIALSPGGEQSRLPAGLLGRTFEKYWQAFVARRDGKTAWKDYTPYEIRTVASFVRLGWRDRLDELLAFFFADRRPAAWNQWAEVVGRDPREPRFVGDMPHAWIASDYVRSALDMFAYDRDADGALVVAAGVQPSWLEGEGIAIHDLRTPYGRFGYTLKTKDGEALLTVTQPLNPPGGIVLSLPSGETKLPTGTTALKVNL, via the coding sequence GTGGGCTGGAAAGCCGACCATACCGACGATGTCTCGGCGTCTATCCGCGCGGTACCGGGCAAGACGGGACAGGCCATCTGCCTCGATTACGACTTCAACGGCGTGTCCGGCGCGGCGTCGATCCGCAAGACGCTGCCCGTGGATTTTCCGCCCGGTTTCGCGCTGAGCTTCGACGTGCGCGGCCAGATGCCGCCGAATACCTTGCAGCTGAAGTTCATCGACGACAGCGGCGACAACGTGTGGTGGTACCCGACGTCGTCGTTCGTTCCCACCGACCACTGGCGGACCATCGAGGCGACGAGCCGGCAGGTCGAGTTCGCCTGGGGCCCGATCGAGGACCGCACCCTTCGCCATACGCGCGAGGTGGAGTTCGTGATCTACAAGGAAGCGCGGGAACCGGGTGGGCAGAACAGGGGTGAGGTCTGCTTCGACAACCTGCGGATGGCCGCCCGGAACCCCGAAGCCGTTCCGCCGCCGCCGCCCACGCCGAATGCCGTCTTCGAATCCCGCGCGAAGCAGGTGCGCCGCGGCCTGTATCCGCGCGGCTTCTCGGGCGAGCAGTCTTACTGGACGATCGTCGGCGTGGACGGCGGCAGCCGCGACTCCGCGCTGATCTCCGAAGACGGTGCCGTCGAGGTATCCCGCGGCGGCTTCTCGATCGAGCCCTTCCTCATCGACGGCGACAGGCTGCTGACCTGGGCGGACGTGAAGACTGTCCCTTCGTTGCGCGATCGTTACCTGCCCATGCCATCGGTGCGCTGGGAAGCAGGAGCGCTCGCGCTGACCACGACCGCCTTCGCACAGGGCAAACCTGGCCGTTCGCAGCTCGTGGTCAGCTACCGTGTCGCCAACGATGGCGACGCCCCACGCGACGTGACGCTCGTCCTCGCGGCAAGGCCTTTCCAGGTCAATCCGCCCACGCAGTTCCTCAACGCACCGGGCGGGACGAGCCGCATCGACGACCTGTCCTGGGACGGCCACGCGCTCACGGTCAACGGCGTCCGCAAGGTCGTGCCCCTCCAGCGGACCACGCGCTTCGTTGCCAGCACCAACCAGCCGAAGACACTGAGCGAACGGCTCGACGCGGGCGAGCGTCCTTCGACGACGTCGCTGCATGACGACCAGGGTTTTGCACAGGGCGGATTGCTGTACGACCTCCACCTGCCGGCGCACGGTCATGTCGATCTCGGCGTGGTCGTGCCGGTGAAGCCGGACGAGCAGGTTGCCATGCCCGCCGACGCCGGGACGTGGTTGACCGTGCATGCCGACGCCGTCGCCGCCGCGTGGCGGGACACGCTTGATCGCGTCGACATAAGCGTGCCGGCGAAGGCGCAACCGATCGTCGACACCATGAAGAGCGGCATCGCCCAGATCCTCATGTCGCGCGATGGCCCGGCACTGCAGCCGGGTACCCGCTCGTACTCGCGCACCTGGGTGCGCGACGGCGCGATGATGCTGGAAGGCCTGCTGCGCACCGGACACGAGGACGTCGCCGGCGAATTCATCCGCTGGTATGCGCCCCACCAGTTCTCCAACGGCAAGGTCCCCTGCTGCGTCGATGCGCGCGGGTCCGATCCCGTGCCGGAGAACGACAGCCACGGCGAACTCGTCTTCAGCGTGGCGGAGCTTTGGCGTTACACGCACGACCGCGCGGTCGCGGAGGCGCTCTATCCGCATGTGCGCAGGGCGGTTGCTTACATGGACAAGCTGCGTGCCGGCGAGCGGCAACCTTCGCGCCTTGACGGTCCGGATCGCGCGCTCTACGGCCTGCTGCCCGCATCGATCAGCCACGAAGGCTATTCGGCCAAGCCGATGCATTCGTACTGGGACGACTTCTGGGCGCTCAAGGGTTACGACGACGCGGTGGAACTCGCGAAGGCACTCGGGAAGGTCGAGGATGCCCGGCGCTTCGCCGCCTCGCGCGACCAGTTCCGTGCCGACCTGCACGCATCGATCGTCGCGGCCGTGAAAGCGAAGGGTATCGACTTCATCCCGGGTTCCGCGGAGCTGGGCGATTTCGATGCCACGTCGACGACCATCGCACTGTCGCCGGGCGGCGAACAGTCGCGCCTGCCAGCCGGGTTGCTCGGCCGCACTTTCGAGAAGTACTGGCAGGCGTTCGTCGCACGACGCGACGGCAAGACCGCGTGGAAGGACTACACACCCTACGAGATCCGCACGGTCGCGAGTTTCGTCCGACTTGGCTGGCGGGATCGTCTCGACGAACTGCTTGCATTCTTCTTCGCCGACCGCCGGCCGGCTGCCTGGAACCAGTGGGCGGAGGTCGTGGGACGCGATCCTCGCGAGCCGCGCTTCGTCGGCGACATGCCGCATGCCTGGATCGCCTCGGACTACGTGCGTTCGGCGCTGGACATGTTCGCCTACGACCGCGATGCGGACGGTGCGCTGGTCGTCGCCGCCGGCGTGCAACCCTCATGGCTGGAAGGCGAGGGCATCGCGATCCACGACCTGCGCACGCCTTACGGGCGGTTCGGGTACACGCTGAAAACGAAGGATGGCGAAGCACTGCTGACCGTGACGCAGCCGCTAAACCCGCCGGGCGGCATCGTCCTTTCGCTGCCATCGGGCGAGACTAAACTGCCGACGGGAACGACCGCGCTGAAGGTAAACCTGTAG
- a CDS encoding carbohydrate ABC transporter permease has translation MSPRMAKALINGLLTGGAIIAIAPLLYMVSVSFMPQGQASSLPPPVLPTGATLANYRQLFMNAGMGRYLFNSLLISTSITLISLAFNLMAGYAFAKLEFKGRQRIFQMLLGALVIPAQVAMLPLFLLLKYMGLVNTYGAVIVPALATIFGIFLVRQYASGIPDDLMEAARIDGAGEFRIFATIVMPLLKPIMVTLAIFTFLAAWNDFMWPLIALTGQEHYTLPIALASLSREHVQDSELMMAGSVVTILPVLVLFLALQRYYLEGLLLGSVKG, from the coding sequence ATGAGCCCGCGCATGGCGAAAGCCCTCATCAACGGCCTGCTGACCGGGGGCGCGATCATCGCCATCGCGCCGCTGCTGTACATGGTGTCGGTGTCGTTCATGCCGCAGGGGCAGGCCAGCTCGCTACCTCCGCCCGTGCTGCCCACCGGCGCCACGCTGGCCAACTATCGCCAGCTGTTCATGAACGCTGGCATGGGCCGCTACCTGTTCAACAGCCTGCTGATCTCCACGTCGATCACGCTGATCTCGCTGGCCTTCAACCTGATGGCGGGGTATGCCTTCGCGAAGCTGGAGTTCAAGGGCAGGCAGCGGATCTTCCAGATGCTGCTCGGCGCGCTGGTGATCCCGGCGCAGGTGGCGATGCTGCCGCTGTTCCTGCTGCTGAAGTACATGGGCCTGGTGAACACGTACGGCGCGGTCATCGTGCCGGCGCTCGCGACGATCTTCGGCATCTTCCTCGTGCGCCAGTATGCCAGCGGTATTCCGGACGACCTGATGGAGGCCGCGCGCATCGACGGCGCCGGCGAGTTCCGCATCTTCGCCACCATCGTGATGCCGTTGTTGAAGCCGATCATGGTGACCCTGGCCATCTTCACCTTCCTTGCCGCCTGGAACGATTTCATGTGGCCGTTGATCGCGCTGACCGGCCAGGAGCATTACACGTTGCCTATCGCCTTGGCCTCGCTGTCGCGCGAGCACGTGCAGGACAGCGAACTGATGATGGCCGGCTCGGTCGTCACCATCCTGCCGGTGCTGGTGCTGTTCCTCGCCTTGCAGCGGTATTACCTCGAAGGGTTGCTTCTGGGCAGCGTGAAGGGGTGA
- a CDS encoding carbohydrate ABC transporter permease — protein sequence MNTSRAAWWFIIPALIVLGLFFLLPVVAALVLSLTDYDLYALADIRNLRFVALQNYWALLQRPLFWSALGHTVYFVVVGVPLSMIASLGAAMLLNSPLARCKAFFRTALFAPVVTTVVAVAVIWRYLFNTKYGLVNYVFDAVGIPTVDWLGDPHWAMPTIILFAVWKNFGYNMIIFMAGLQAIPGDLYEAARIDGASAIAQFRHITLPMLKPTMVMVSILTVSGYFQLFAEPYVMTEGGPLQSTTSVLYLMYEEGFKWWNLGSASAVAFILFVIMFIVTASMLRLSKQGAPA from the coding sequence ATGAACACATCCCGCGCCGCCTGGTGGTTCATCATCCCCGCGCTGATCGTCCTCGGGCTGTTCTTCCTGCTGCCCGTCGTGGCGGCGCTGGTCCTCTCGCTCACCGATTACGACCTGTATGCGCTGGCGGATATCCGCAACCTGCGCTTCGTCGCCCTGCAGAACTACTGGGCGCTGCTGCAACGACCGCTGTTCTGGTCGGCACTCGGCCATACCGTCTACTTCGTGGTGGTGGGCGTGCCGCTGTCGATGATCGCCTCGCTCGGCGCCGCCATGCTGCTCAACTCGCCGCTGGCGCGGTGCAAGGCCTTCTTCCGCACGGCCCTGTTTGCACCGGTGGTGACCACCGTGGTCGCGGTGGCGGTGATCTGGCGTTACCTCTTCAATACCAAGTACGGCCTGGTCAACTACGTGTTCGACGCCGTGGGCATTCCCACGGTCGACTGGCTCGGTGATCCGCACTGGGCCATGCCTACCATCATCCTCTTCGCCGTGTGGAAGAACTTCGGCTACAACATGATCATATTCATGGCCGGCCTGCAGGCGATTCCCGGCGACCTCTACGAAGCCGCGCGTATCGACGGGGCCTCGGCCATCGCGCAGTTCCGCCACATCACCTTGCCGATGCTGAAGCCCACGATGGTGATGGTGAGCATCCTCACGGTATCGGGTTACTTCCAGCTGTTCGCCGAGCCCTACGTGATGACCGAGGGCGGACCGCTGCAGAGCACCACGTCGGTGCTTTACCTGATGTACGAGGAAGGCTTCAAGTGGTGGAACCTCGGCTCGGCTTCGGCCGTGGCCTTCATTCTCTTCGTCATCATGTTCATCGTGACCGCATCGATGCTCCGGCTGTCGAAGCAGGGAGCCCCGGCATGA